Genomic window (Rossellomorea aquimaris):
GCGACGAGCCTCAAACCTATGATGTGGAAGTGTGGCATAATGACCCTAATTATTATCGAGTGGCATTAAAGAACGCTGCGAAAGATCAGAGTCAAATGATCTTACGTAATGATGAGGGAGTATTCGTCCTTACGCCGGCACTGAACAAAAGCTTCCGATTCCAAAGCAACTGGCCTGAAAATAGCAGTCAGGCGTACTTGTATGAATCGCTTGTTCAAGATGTGCTAGAGGATAAAGAGGCTACGTTCAAAGAAACAAAGGATCACTACATCTTTAACACGAAGACACGCTATCAAAACAGTCAGATGCTTCCGACTCAAGAGATTGCCTTTAACAAGAAAGACCTGACTCCGGCATCGGTAAATGTATTGGATTCAGATAAGAATCCACTTGTGAAAGTAGAGTTCTCGAAGATGGATATGAAAGCTGGATTTGATAAAAAAGACTTCGACATGAAGAAAAACATGACAGGTGCTCAGCTCGAAGTACCGGTTACGGCAAATGTAGAGGACACAGAATTCACTGTTCTTTACCCAATGTCTGAAATCACCGGCACCGAATTAATTGAAGAAAAAGAAGTGACCACCGATACGGGTAAACGCGTAATATTAACGTACGATGGTGAAAAATCCTTCACAATCGTACAAGAAAAAACAACTGTCGTTCCAACGATGACGGTCTCTACTTCTCTTAAAGGTGAATTAGTGGACCTGGGATTCACAGTGGCGGCCATGACAGAGCAATCAATCAGATGGACCAATAACGGAGTGGATTATATGCTTGCCTCCAATGACCTGACTCCTTCTGAGATGGTGATGGTAGCTCAATCCGTACAAGGTTCAATGGTGAAATAAAATAACTGAACGGGGCGGGCCAATCAGGTTCGCCTCTTTTCCTGGTGTGCGGATGTGGTGTAGGAAGTCTGATTTTTTGAAAGGATGGTGGGTGCCGGAAATACAAATTCTAAAGTCGATAATATATTCGGGAAGTCGATAATAAAAGTGGTGAAGTCGATAATATATTCGGGAAGTCGATAATAAAAGTGGTGAAGTCGATAATATATTCAGAAAGTCGATAATAAACAGGTAAATAATCCATGAATAATCTTATCGAAAGCACCAAGGTAAATTAAAATTCTATCACTCCATATAAAGCCGTCTGAAATCGGCAGAAAATGAATAAGATTATCCAAATCAACCAAGTTTACAAGATCCATCAAACCTCCACCAATATCTCCGTACCATCAGAAATTCCGATATTACTTCTCGCGGTGCCCTATCCTCCCACCCCCCTCTCCAAAAAATCGATTTGACACAATGAATGATAATATGAATAATCAATGGTATTCTTGAATAGAATGACAATGTTTTGTGTAAAGATATGAGGAAGTGAACAGAGTGGAAACCCAGACCCAATTTTTTCGTGATACATGGGCAGAAATCAACCTAGATCATTTATATGAAAACGTAAAGAATATTAGAGAGCATATTCCCGGAGATGTGAAAGTGTTTGCGGTTGTGAAAGCGAATGCTTATGGACATGGGGATGTGCAAACCGCTTTTACTGCACTTTCTGCCGGGGCACACGGCTTAGCGGTTGCATTCCTAGACGAAGCGATTTCCTTAAGAAGAGCAGGCTTAACCGCTCCTATTCTCGTATTAGGAGCTACGAGACCGAAAGATGTAAAAATTGCTGCCGATTTGGATGTTTCATTAACGACCTTCCACAAAGAGTGGCTTGTGGAAGCCGAAAGTCAGTTGTCAGAAGGAGATCGATTAAACCTTCATATCAAGTGTGATACCGGGATGGGTAGGATAGGTGTTCGTTCCACTGAAGAATTAAAGGCTATCGAACAGTATGTTCAAGCTCATTCCCAGTTTAATCTTGAAGGGATCTTTACCCATTTTGCCACGGCAGATGAGTTGAACGATGAATATCTTGACCGGCAGTTAGCTCGATTTGAATACATGTTGAATCAATTGGATTCATTCCCAGCTTATATCCATTCTTCAAATAGCGCCGCTACATTAAGGAAAACCAATACCCTCTTTAATGCTGTGAGGGTGGGAATTGCCATGTACGGACTCACGCCTTCTCAAGAGATGAAGCCCGAACTGCCTTTTCCTTTAAAAGAAGTGTTTTCTCTTCATTCAAGGCTTATTCATACAAAAGAACTTTCAGCTGGGGAGAAAGTGAGCTATGGGGCTACTTATGAAACGGGTGAGGCAGAGTGGATTGGAACGATCCCGATTGGATACGCTGATGGCTGGCTGCGTAAATTACAAGGTCAGGACGTCGTTGTGAACGAAAAGAGAGTTCCAATTGTTGGAAGGGTATGTATGGATCAATGTATGATTCGACTGCCTGGA
Coding sequences:
- a CDS encoding outer membrane lipoprotein carrier protein LolA; this encodes MKKKLVILVMAMLAVLMLAACGEQSKEDVTKDLKAKVEDMKGYKADAKMTLQVGDEPQTYDVEVWHNDPNYYRVALKNAAKDQSQMILRNDEGVFVLTPALNKSFRFQSNWPENSSQAYLYESLVQDVLEDKEATFKETKDHYIFNTKTRYQNSQMLPTQEIAFNKKDLTPASVNVLDSDKNPLVKVEFSKMDMKAGFDKKDFDMKKNMTGAQLEVPVTANVEDTEFTVLYPMSEITGTELIEEKEVTTDTGKRVILTYDGEKSFTIVQEKTTVVPTMTVSTSLKGELVDLGFTVAAMTEQSIRWTNNGVDYMLASNDLTPSEMVMVAQSVQGSMVK
- the alr gene encoding alanine racemase is translated as METQTQFFRDTWAEINLDHLYENVKNIREHIPGDVKVFAVVKANAYGHGDVQTAFTALSAGAHGLAVAFLDEAISLRRAGLTAPILVLGATRPKDVKIAADLDVSLTTFHKEWLVEAESQLSEGDRLNLHIKCDTGMGRIGVRSTEELKAIEQYVQAHSQFNLEGIFTHFATADELNDEYLDRQLARFEYMLNQLDSFPAYIHSSNSAATLRKTNTLFNAVRVGIAMYGLTPSQEMKPELPFPLKEVFSLHSRLIHTKELSAGEKVSYGATYETGEAEWIGTIPIGYADGWLRKLQGQDVVVNEKRVPIVGRVCMDQCMIRLPGFLDMGTRVTLIGRQGEEAITMDEIADKLDTINYEVPCMISSRVPRIYMRNGEPTEVSNKLLSTGIHSQQENNRQLDE